A segment of the Catenuloplanes nepalensis genome:
CACCTGCGCGCCGGCGGCGTCGCCGCGGACCGGATCGCGCGCGCGGAGATCGGCGTGGACACGGACGTGTTCGCGCCCGGACCGCCGGACGCGGCACTGCGCCGGGAATGGGGCCTGCCGGCCGGCGTGCCGATCGTGCTCTTCGTCGGCCGCATGATCACCAACAAGGGGTACGCGAGCGTGCTCGCCGCCGCCGGCCCGGGACGCCACGTGGTGCTGGCCGGATCCGGCTCCCCGGCCGGGCCGGTGCCGCCCGGCGCCACGTTCCTCGGCCCGGTGCCCGCGGACCGGCTGCCCGGCCTCTACCGGCTGGCGGACGTGTTCGCGCTGCCGTCGCGCGGCGAGGTCTTCCCGATCGTGGCACGCGAGGCGATGGCCGCCGGCCTGCCCGTGGTGCTCACCGACAGCCCGCGCTACGACGAGTACGGGGTGGACCGCGCGCTGCTGCGCCTGATCGCGCCGGAGCCCGCGCCGGTCCGGGCCGCGATCGACGAGATCCTCGCGGACGACGCGCTGCGCCGGCGGATGGGCGCGTACTCCCGGGCGCTCGCGCTCCGGCTCTTCGACGCGGCGACGGCCGACGACGCGCTGCTGCGGCTCTACGACGACGTGCCGGTGGTGCCGGCCGGAGGGGTCCGATGACGCTCACCGTGGTGGTGCTCACCTACGACAGCGCCGAGACGATCGACGCGTGCCTGCGGTCGGTCGCGGAGCAGGAGCCGCGGCCGGTGGAGATCATCGTCGTGGACGACGACTCGGCCGACCGCACCCTCGAGACCACGGCCGCGTTCGCGGCGCAGAGCCCGGTGCCGGTGCGGGTGCTGCGCAACGGCGCCCGCAACATCTCCCGCGGCCGCAACCTCGGGCTCGCGGCCGCGACCACGCCGATCGTGGCGTTCCTCGACTCGGACGCGTACGCGGAGCCAGGTTGGCTCGCCGGCATCGAGGCCGCGTTCGCCGCGCACCCGGACGCCGCGGTCGTCGGCGGCGGCGTCGAGACCGCCTACGCCACCCGGTTCGCGCGCGCGATCGCGGTCAACGACGGCGCGGTCCGGTCCGCCGCCACCACCGGCTCGCTGCTGGTCTGCGGCGCGAACCTGGCCGTGCACCGCGACCGGGCGGGCGGCGCGGGCTTCGACGAGCGGTGGGTGTACGCGGAGGACATCGAGTTCGCGCACCGCGTCCGCCGCTGGGTGATCGTCCCGGAGGCCCGGGTACGGCACGCCAGCCGGGCCACGCCGCGCCGCTACCTGCGCCAGATGTACCGGTACGGGATGTGGAAGGCCCGCTACACCCGGCACACCGGGCACGTGCGGCTGGTCGACTACTCCGCCAGCGTCGCGCTGGTCGGCACGGCCGGCCTGGCGCTCCTGCTCGGCCCGGTCTGGCTGCTGGCCTACCCGGCGTTCTGCGCGGCGGAGACGGCCGTGGTCGCCGCGTTCCGCCGGCCCGCGCCGTGGCTGCTGCCGCTGATGTTCCTCGGCTGGACGGTCAAGAACGCGGCCTGGGGCCTCGGCATGCTGGCCGGTCACACCCGCCCGGCGGTCTGACGTGGAGATCGTGCACGTCGCCGGCCACTACCCACCCCACCTCGGCGGCGAGGAACTGGTCGCGCAGCGGCTCGCCGAGTTGCAGTCCGACCGGCACCGGGTCACCGTCTACACGTCCCGGACCGGCGACGCGCCACCGGAGGAACGGCACGGGAACCTGCGCGTGGTCCGGGACCGCGCGCTGCCGGTCGGGAACACGCCGGTCATCCCCACGCTGCCCGGCCGGCTGCGGCGGCACACGCCGGTCCCGGACGTGCTGCACGTGCACGGCGGCCTGGCCGTGCTGCCGGAGATGGTGCGCTACGCGGCCCGCCGCCGGCGCATCCCGTACGTGGTGCACGTCCACCTCATGGTGCGCCCGTCCTCGGCGGCCGGGCAGGTGCTGCTCGGGCCGTACCTGCGGCAGTTCTACGCCCGGTTCCTGCGCGCGGCGGACGCGGTCATCTGCCTGACCGGCGCGATGCGCGCGGAGCTGGCCGACGCGTTCGGCGTGGACGACAACCGGGTCGCGGTGGTACGCAACGGGGTCGACCGGGACCGGTTCGCTCCCGGCCCGTTCGCCGGCCGGTCGGAGCGGACGCTGCTGTTCGCCGGCCGGCTCACCGCGCAGAAGGACCCGCTCGCCGCGGTCGAGGCGATGCGGTTCATGCCGCCGGACGTGTCGCTGCGCATCGCCGGCGACGGGCCGCTGCGCGACGCGGTCGTCCGCCGGGTGGCCGAGCTGGGCCTGCGCACGGTCACGCTGCTCGGCCGGCTGGATGCGCCCGCGCTCGCCGAGGAGTACCGGCGGGCCACCGTCGTACTCATGCCGTCCACCCACGAGGGGCTGCCGCTGGTGCTGCTGGAGGCGATGAGCACCGGTGCGCCGGTCGTGTGCACCGCGCTGCCGGAGCTGGTCGAGGCCGGCGGCGACGCGGTCCTCGCGGTCCGCCGCCCCGCTTTCGGCGCCGCGATCCGCGCGCTGCTCGACGATCCCGGCCGGCGGGCCGTGCTGTCCCATGCGGCCGCCCGCCGGGCCGCGGACTTCACCTGGGCCGCCACCACCGAGGCGGTCGAACGCGTCTATCGGCGGGTACGCGGATGACGCTCACGCTGCACCGGCCGGTCGCGGCGCCGCCCCGGCGCACCGTCCGGGCCGCGCCGGTCGCGGTCATGCTCGCGCTGGCCGCGCTGCACGCGCTGGTGCTGGCGGACGCGCCGGCCGTGCTGCGCACCGCGATCGGGCTGCCGCTGGTCATGCTGTTGCCCGGCGCGCTGTTGCTGCGTGCGATCGGCGTCCGCCGGCACGGCCCGGAACTGATCTTCCACGCGGTCGTGGCGTCGCTGGCCGTGCTGCTGGCGACCGCGACCGGGCTGGCGCTCGCGGGCCGGCTGAGCCCGCGCGACTGCCTGATCGGATTGGACCTCACCCTGGTGGTGCTGGCCGTGGCGGCTGCGGTGCGCGGCCGCCATCACGCCCGTGCCGGCGAGGACGGCCGGGTGCCGGTGGGCCGGATCCCGGCCCCGGCCGTCCTCGTCAACACGGCCACGGTGTTTGCCGGCGCCGTGGCCGTGCCGCTCGCCGTGCTCGGCGCGGCGAGGCTCAACGCCGGTGGCGGCCCGCTGCTGTCGCTCGTCGCGCTCACGGCCGTGCTGGCCGCCGTGGCCGGGGCGGCGTACGCGGCGGGCCGGCACCGGCCCGGCGTCGCGGCGGGCGCGCTCTACCTGGCCGGGCTGGCGGTGCTGCTCGCCACGTCGCTGCGCGGGACCGGGGTGACCGGCCACGACATCAAGATCGAGTACCACGTGCTGGTGGACGTGCTGGACGCCGGACGCTGGCGGCCGGGCGGGGTCTACCCCGGATACAACTCGTGCCTCAGCCTGACGACGCTGCCCGCGTTCCTCGCCCGGCTGCTCGGGCTGGCGCCGCTGGACGTGTACCGGGTCGCCTACCAGGTGGTCTTCGCGCTCGCCCCGGTCGGCGCGTTCCTGCTGGCCCGGCGCCTGCTGCCACCGGTCGCCGCGGTGCTCGCGGCCGGGCTGTTCATCGCGTTCCCGACGTTCGTCAACGACATGCCGATGCTCAACCGGCAGGAGCTGGCGCTGCTGTTCTTCCTGGTGCTGCTGCTCGGCCTCGTCGACGTGCGTGGTCCCCGCGGGCCCCGGATCGCGCTGGTGCTGATCGCGGCCGCGGGCCTGACCGTCTCGCACTACTCCAGCACCGCGGTCGCGGTCGCGCTGCTCGCGGTCGCGGCGCTGCTGCGTCTGGCCCGGCGGCGGGTGCCGTCCATGGTGGACGGAACGCGGCGGCCGCCCGCGCTGGCATGGCCGGCCGGGCTGCTGGCCGCGATGCTGGTCGGCTGGGCGGTCTGCACCGGCAGCGCGACCGCGTTCGCGACCGGGCTGGCGGAGACCGGGCGGGCGATCGGCGCCCGTGCGGCCGTGCTCTCCGACTCCACCCGGTACCTGCGGCCGGGTGAGGACGCGCCGGACGACCGGGCGGCGCTGACGTCCTACGTGGACGGTCTGGGGGCGGAGCGGTCGCTGTCGGCACTGCCGTCCTGCCCGCCCGCGGTGCTGCCGGCCGACGAGCTGCCGCCGACCGCGCTGGGCGACGCGATCCGCGCGCCCGGCACCGCGAACACGCTGCTGCGGCAGGCGGCCATGCTGCTGTTCCTCGGCGGCGCCGTGGCCGGCTGCGCCGTGCTGTGGTGGCGATCGCGTCGCGCCGGACTCACACCCGGCCTCGCGGGCCGAGCCAGGTCCGGCTCTGACCACGCGGATGGCGCTGGTCTCGGCCCTGGCCGGGTGGATCGCGCTGGATTCGCTGCCGACGGCGCGGGTAGCGGCGGGCTCACCGCGAGCGGTGCCGGGGCACGGCCGGTCGCGGCCCGCGTGGAGGGCGCCGGGTCGTTGGCGGGCCGTGTGGAGGGCGCCGGGTCGTTGGCGGGCGGCGCGGACCCGGGCGGGATACCGACGCACCGGGCCGGGCGCTTCGCCGGCCGGAGACGTTACGCACGGCCTCTCTGGAGCGGGGCGCGTCGCTCCACGCGGCCTGCCGTCCGGATCTTCGCCGAGTTGGGCACGGCCGCGCTGGTGCTGCTCGGCATCGCCGTGATCGCACCGCAGATCACCGACTCCTACGGGCTGCTGCGCCTCTACCAGCAGATGCTGCCGCTGCTCGGCCCGGCCGTACTGCTGGCGCTGTGGGCGTGGCCGCGCCGGGCGACGGCCACGCCGGGCCTGGCGACGACCGCACTGGTCGTCGTGGTGCTCGCCTCGACCAGCGGCCTGGTCCCGCGCCTGACCGGCGGCTACCCGCCGCAGCTCAACCTTGCGGACGCCGGACCCTACTACCACGCGTGGTACGCCACGGACGCGCACGCCCGCGACGCCGCCGCCGTGGAGCGCGCGCTCCCGCCCGGCGCACCACTGCTCGCCGACAGCTGGGTGTCCGCGCTGCTGCGCACCTACACCGAGCTGGAACCGGTCGAGGGCATCGCGCCCGGCGTGCTCTGGGCCGACGCCTTCGTCGTGGTCCGCGCGGACGGCGTCGCCACCGCGGTGATCGGCGAGCGGGTGGTGCGCTACACCCATCCGCCGGGCTGCCTGACCGCCGGGCGCACGCTGGTCGCCACCGCGGGCAGCCTTCAGGTGTGGAGCCGCGCATGACCGAGGTCCGCGTCCTGCACGTGATCAACCTGGGCACCACGTGCGGCGGCGCCGAACGTCTCGCCGCCGCGCTCGCCGCCGTGCAGCGCGCGCAGGGCCACCAGGTGCGGGTGCTGTCCAGCGACCGGGACGGCGACGGGGTCCGGTTCAGTGACGTCACCTGGCCGCAGCGGACCGGCGGGCCCTGGTGGCGCCGCCTCGCCGGGCTGATCCGTAACCCGGCCGCGTCCGCCGCGCTCGTCGCCGAGATCCGGCAGTGGCGGCCGGACGTGGTGCACCTGCACACGGTCGGACTGCTCTCGCCGAGCGCTCTGCGGGCACTGGCCGGCGTGCCGACCGTGCACACGTTGCACGGGCCGGAACTGTTCCTGCGCCGCACCGCCCGGTACTGCATGCCGGCCTCGTACCAGCGGCCCGGTTTTCCGGCCCGGCTCACCTGGCGCGGCCGGCTCTGGCTGCTGCTGACCGCGGTGCTGCTCGGCCCGCTCTGGCGCCGCGCGCTGCGCGTGGTCGACCTGCGGATCGCCCCGAGCCGCTACATCGCGGCGCTGGCCGGCGGCACCACCGTGATCGTGCCGAACGGCCTCACCACCGCGCCACAGATCCCGGCGCCGGCCGGCCCGGCCGCCGCACCGATCGGTGCCACCGCTTCGCCACCGGCCAGCCGCCGCCCCGCACCGACAGGCCCGGCCCAGGACGCGCCCACCGGCTCGACGCGGGATGCGCTCACGGGCTCGACGCGGGATGCGCTCACCGGCTCAACACGGGATGCGCTCACGGGCTCAACGCGGGATGCGCTCACGGGCTCAACGCGGGATGCGCGCACCGGCTCAACGCGGGATGCGCTCACGGGCTCAACGCGGGATGCGCGCACCGGCTCAACGCGGGATGCGCGCACCGGCTCAACACGGGATGCGCCCACGGGCTCGACACGGGACGCGCCCACCAGCTCAACACCGGATGCGCGCACCGGCTCGGCGCGGGATGCGCTCACGGGCTCGGTGCGGGACGCGCGCACCGGCTCGGCGCAGGGCGCGCCGACGAGCACGGCTCCGGGCCCGCGATCGGAGCCGGGCGTGTGCGTGGTGTTCGCGGGCCGGCTCGTACCCTCGAAGGGTCCTCAGGTCTTGATCGAGGCGGTGCCGCGGCTGCTGGAGATCGTGCCGGGGGCGCGCGTCACCGTCTGCGGCGACGGGCCGCTGCTGCCGCTGCTGCGCCGCCGGATCGAGGAGCTGGGCATCGGCCACGCGGTCGAGCTGACCGGCTGGCTGGACCCCGCGCAGGTCGCCGCGCGGATCGCCGCCGCGGACGTGGTCGTGGTCCCGTCCGTCTGGCCCGAGGGGTTCGGCCTGACCTGCCTGGAGGCGCTCGCCGCCGGCCGTGCCGTGGTCGCGTCCGACGTCGGCGCGCTCGGTGAGTTGATCACGCCGGGCCGTACCGGCCTGCTGGTCCCGCCCGGCGACCCGGACGCGCTCGCCGGCGCGGCCGGCCTGCTGCTCGGCAACGCGCCGCTGCGCGAGCGGCTCGGAGGGGCAGGGCAGGCGCGTAGCCGCGACTTCGACATGGACACCCACCACGCCGCGGTCCTCACCGCCTACACGGCCGCGATGACACACCCCCGCGGAACCGCGCGGCTGCGCCGGGCCGCCCAACCCGCAGAGGCCGGCCCGCCACGGGAACCCGCCCGGCACCGCATCGCCGCCCGGCTGCGGGAGGACAGCCTGCTGCGGAACTCCGCGATGCTGCTCGCCGCCACCGTCGCGCTGGCCGGCGGCGGGTTCGTGTTCTGGCAGGTGGTGGCGCGGCTGTTCGCGCCGGCCGCGGTCGGCGAGGCGAGCGCGCTGATCTCCGTCTCCACGCTGCTGGCCAACGTCGCGCTGCTCGGCATGAACAACTCGCTGATCCGCTACCTGGACCGGTGGCCGGACCCGGCCCGCACGGTCAACACCGGCGTGCTCCTGGTCGCGGCCGCCGCGACCGTGGGCGCGACCGGGTTCGTGCTGGCCGCGCCGCTGCTGCTGCCCGGCGTCGCGGCCCACCTGACCCCGGCCCGGTCGGCCGCGTTCGTGGCGCTGACCGTGGCGGCCGCGCTCGGCATGCTCTACGACAACGTGTTCGTCGCGTTGCGGCGCAGCGGCCACATCCTGTCCCGGAACGTGCTGGTCGTGGCGTTGCGGCTGGTCCTGCCGGGGCTGCTGGCCGGGCTGGGCGCGTTCGGCGTGTTCGGCGCGTACTGGCTGGCGTTCGCGGTCGCGCTGGTGCCGAACCTGGTGGTGCTCGGCCGCACGTTCCGGCTGCACGCGCCCGGCAGCATCGCGCGGCTGCGCGACATGTGGCGGTACTCGATCGGCACGCACCTGTCATCGATCATCCTGATGCTGCCCACGCTGCTGATGCCCGCGCTGGTCACCGCGCGCGCCGGACCGGAGGCCGCCGCACGGTTCTACATCGCGGCGCTGGTCGCGAGCGTGCTGCTGTTCGTGCCGCAGGCGGTCGGCCGGGGGCTGTTCGCGGAGGCGCAGGCGGACGGCGGGCGGGCCGGTGGCCACCTGCCCCGCGTGCTGCGGCTGACCGCGATGACACAGCTGCCGCTGCTGGTGCTGCTGATCGTGGCCGGCTGGCCGCTGCTGCGCGTGTTCGGAGCGGTGTACGCGGACGCGTACCCGCTGCTGGTCCTGCTCGCGATCGCGAACGCGCTGAACTCGGTCGGCTACGTGGGCTCCACGCTGCTGCTGGTCTCCGGCCGGATCCGGCTGCTGTGCCTGCTCTCCGGCGCGGCCTACGGCATCGCCGTGGTCGGCGGCTGGCTGGTCGCCCCGCTCGGCCTGCTGTGGATCGGCGGCGCGCTGCTGGCCGGCGAGATCGTGCTCGCGATCGGCTACGCCTGGGTGATCAGCACGGCGATCCGGGCCGGCCGGAAGGAAATCGCGCCTGAGGCCGGCCGGGAGGGAATCGCGTCCGGGGACGGCCGGGAGCAAATCGCGTCCGGGGACGGCCGGGAGCAAGGCGCGTCCGGGGCCGGCCGGGAGCGGATCGCGTCCGGGGACGGCCGGCCATGAGCCGGGAACCGGCACACCCGGCGATCGGCGACCGTTTCGGATCTTCGGTCGTGGGCGTCGCCACCCGTGTGGTGCGGGCCGCCGGCACGCGCTGGCGGCGGCGGGTCGCCGCGCGTGCGACCGACGCCACCGACACGCTCACCCG
Coding sequences within it:
- a CDS encoding glycosyltransferase family 4 protein; the protein is MRILIVSSYFPPHIGGVEAVAHRQARVLAAAGHDVAVATGRFDPALPEYAREHGYALWRLPATNPVERRNGVPYPLMGVGFWRGLRQLVAWSEVVHVHDVLYQPPQAAALLAVRARRPLYATQHVGPATHPHPLVRGVEHTVGTVAGRLIWPRCRTVVAYNPRVVAHLRAGGVAADRIARAEIGVDTDVFAPGPPDAALRREWGLPAGVPIVLFVGRMITNKGYASVLAAAGPGRHVVLAGSGSPAGPVPPGATFLGPVPADRLPGLYRLADVFALPSRGEVFPIVAREAMAAGLPVVLTDSPRYDEYGVDRALLRLIAPEPAPVRAAIDEILADDALRRRMGAYSRALALRLFDAATADDALLRLYDDVPVVPAGGVR
- a CDS encoding glycosyltransferase — its product is MTLTVVVLTYDSAETIDACLRSVAEQEPRPVEIIVVDDDSADRTLETTAAFAAQSPVPVRVLRNGARNISRGRNLGLAAATTPIVAFLDSDAYAEPGWLAGIEAAFAAHPDAAVVGGGVETAYATRFARAIAVNDGAVRSAATTGSLLVCGANLAVHRDRAGGAGFDERWVYAEDIEFAHRVRRWVIVPEARVRHASRATPRRYLRQMYRYGMWKARYTRHTGHVRLVDYSASVALVGTAGLALLLGPVWLLAYPAFCAAETAVVAAFRRPAPWLLPLMFLGWTVKNAAWGLGMLAGHTRPAV
- a CDS encoding glycosyltransferase family 4 protein, whose product is MEIVHVAGHYPPHLGGEELVAQRLAELQSDRHRVTVYTSRTGDAPPEERHGNLRVVRDRALPVGNTPVIPTLPGRLRRHTPVPDVLHVHGGLAVLPEMVRYAARRRRIPYVVHVHLMVRPSSAAGQVLLGPYLRQFYARFLRAADAVICLTGAMRAELADAFGVDDNRVAVVRNGVDRDRFAPGPFAGRSERTLLFAGRLTAQKDPLAAVEAMRFMPPDVSLRIAGDGPLRDAVVRRVAELGLRTVTLLGRLDAPALAEEYRRATVVLMPSTHEGLPLVLLEAMSTGAPVVCTALPELVEAGGDAVLAVRRPAFGAAIRALLDDPGRRAVLSHAAARRAADFTWAATTEAVERVYRRVRG
- a CDS encoding glycosyltransferase, producing MTEVRVLHVINLGTTCGGAERLAAALAAVQRAQGHQVRVLSSDRDGDGVRFSDVTWPQRTGGPWWRRLAGLIRNPAASAALVAEIRQWRPDVVHLHTVGLLSPSALRALAGVPTVHTLHGPELFLRRTARYCMPASYQRPGFPARLTWRGRLWLLLTAVLLGPLWRRALRVVDLRIAPSRYIAALAGGTTVIVPNGLTTAPQIPAPAGPAAAPIGATASPPASRRPAPTGPAQDAPTGSTRDALTGSTRDALTGSTRDALTGSTRDALTGSTRDARTGSTRDALTGSTRDARTGSTRDARTGSTRDAPTGSTRDAPTSSTPDARTGSARDALTGSVRDARTGSAQGAPTSTAPGPRSEPGVCVVFAGRLVPSKGPQVLIEAVPRLLEIVPGARVTVCGDGPLLPLLRRRIEELGIGHAVELTGWLDPAQVAARIAAADVVVVPSVWPEGFGLTCLEALAAGRAVVASDVGALGELITPGRTGLLVPPGDPDALAGAAGLLLGNAPLRERLGGAGQARSRDFDMDTHHAAVLTAYTAAMTHPRGTARLRRAAQPAEAGPPREPARHRIAARLREDSLLRNSAMLLAATVALAGGGFVFWQVVARLFAPAAVGEASALISVSTLLANVALLGMNNSLIRYLDRWPDPARTVNTGVLLVAAAATVGATGFVLAAPLLLPGVAAHLTPARSAAFVALTVAAALGMLYDNVFVALRRSGHILSRNVLVVALRLVLPGLLAGLGAFGVFGAYWLAFAVALVPNLVVLGRTFRLHAPGSIARLRDMWRYSIGTHLSSIILMLPTLLMPALVTARAGPEAAARFYIAALVASVLLFVPQAVGRGLFAEAQADGGRAGGHLPRVLRLTAMTQLPLLVLLIVAGWPLLRVFGAVYADAYPLLVLLAIANALNSVGYVGSTLLLVSGRIRLLCLLSGAAYGIAVVGGWLVAPLGLLWIGGALLAGEIVLAIGYAWVISTAIRAGRKEIAPEAGREGIASGDGREQIASGDGREQGASGAGRERIASGDGRP